The DNA sequence TGATGCCGGACATGCGATTCAATTTGAGAAAAAATTTTATAAGATGATAGATCACAAGGGAGTGCAGATCCATTATCGAAAAGGTACCAAGGTTATGCTTATCAAGGCATTTGATAGGTCTATGTTTGCGTGCGTAAATGACAAAGATATTTATGCACTGGAAGAAATACCGGCTCATGAACATAAATCTAAGGACTTGGACGCTGACTACAAACAGCCAAAGCCTAGAAAGCCTTATATACCGCCTATGAACCATCCTTGGAGATTGGATGCCTTTAATAAATTCGCACACTCACAGCCACACAGAATTGAAGAAGACATAAAAAGTGCATAATAAAAGCCCTTTTGTGGGGGCTTATAAATTAATTATTTTGGGACATAATCATTTATGCTTGACATATTTATATATCGCTTATATTCAAGCATCCAAATTTTTACTGTCATGATCATAAAATCAATTTATAGATTACATATATTTATTAAATTGCCACTGGAAAATCAACTAAAATCGACTTATAATTTATCCATAAGATATTTTACAATATAAAACTTGTTTTTAATATAAAGGAGTAGTATGGAAAATATAGAGATAGAAAGGAAGTTTCTTATAAATGAGATCCCCAGTGATTTGGATGTCTATGAAAGAATCGATATGATACAGGGATATTTAAATACAAATCCGGTAGTTAGGATAAGAAAAGAAAATGATGATTATGTTCTCACCTATAAGGGAAGCGGCCTGCTATCCCACAGCGAATACAATCTTCCTCTTGATAAAGAGTCCTTTAATCATTTACTTAAAAAATGTGACGGTATAATTATATCAAAAAGCAGATATAAAATACCGCTTGAAAACAGCCTTGTAGCGGAACTGGATATTTTTAAAAGTGATCTTTCAGGTTTGGTCTTGGTTGAAGTAGAGTTTAAATCAGTAGAAGAAGCAAGTAATTTTACTCCGCCAAAATGGTTCGGCGAGGATGTAACAGAGGATAATCGGTACCATAATTCGTATATATCTAAATATGGTTTACTTAAATGGAGATATTGAAAATGGTCTATCTAAAAACCTAAATTTTAGTCATGGACTCATAAAATAAATCTATACATTCAAGTCCAGGACTTTTTAGGTTTGTAAATTAATCAAGAAAAAATCAGGGAGAATATGGCTCAAATCAAGTCATACTCTCCCTAATTTAAAACTTCATATTCTCCAACAGACAACAATACTACCTTGCCATATTGTATATATTATACATATCCTGATAATCCAAAACTTTGAAACATCCTATACTTCTTGACTTATTGTATGAGCAGTTTAATGCCAAATCTTCTATATCCTTATCACTAATTTCTCTTGCAAGTAGATCATGTAAATTTATAGGCATGCCTATGGATACAAAAAACTCGTCTGTTTTTTCAATACCTATATCAGCAGCTTTACAATCATCTACTTCATCTATTCCATAAACATTTCTTGCAAAGCTTGCAAATCTGGATATATTTTCGTCCTTTACATATTTTGCCCAAGCAGACCAAAGAGCACTTAAAGTGGCCCCATGTGTGGAATCAAATAGTGATGATATAGCCATTCCAAGCTGATGACAGGACCAATCTCCATCTCTAGCTGTATCACCCTTTGCACCAAGTCCTGTCAAACCAATATGTGATATGCTACCACACCACATCACTTCACTCATAGCCTCATAATCTGTAGGATTTTCTATTGCCTTCGGTCCAAACTTTATAATATCTCTAAACAGTCCTTCTGCCATCTCATCAGTCAGATGATTACCCAAAATATTTGTAAAATATCTCTCTGAAGTATGCATAAAAATATCAGCTACTCCTGCCCCAATCTGATACTTTGGCAAAGTATATGTTAGCTCAGGATCCATTATAGCAAACTTACATCTATTGTAATCTGTAGTAATTCCCTTCTTTATATGAGTTCCTGTAATATCATCTGTGAGTACAGCAGAGTCACTTGTCTCAGAACCTGCTGCAGCTATAGTCAAAATAGTACCTATAGGCATGGATCTTTCCACTTTTTTTCTCTGAAAGAAAAACTCTTCTATATCAGTATCCGGATTTGCCACACCCATTGCTACAAACTTCGCAGTATCTATAACACTGCCTCCACCTACTGCCAGAATAAAATCTGCTCCGAATTCACAGGCTTTTGTAGTCATTTCCTTAGCCTTACTTAATAGAGGATTTGGTACTACACCTCCTAGTAAAATTACCTCCATATCCTCGTCTTTCAGCTTATTCTCTACTAAATCAAGTAATCCACTTTTCTTTGCACTGTTACCACCATAGATAACAGCAACCTTTTTTTGCCCCGTATTCATTTATAAGATTACCAACTTCTCCTACTGTGCCCTCACCAAAAATAATTCTTGTAGGTGAATAATAATTAAACTTCAGCATATACTACCTCACTTTATATTCATTCTCTTTGTCAAGTCCATATAGTCCTTGCAATATCTTTTCCAAATTTCAGCTGTTTTATAACACTAAGTTTGCCTCTTGTACCAGCCGTTCTATAGCTATTCTTTCCTTACTTTTCCTCAATCATCCTAGCAAATCAAACTCCACAAATGTGGTCAGACAATTCCTTTTGTATTAGGCCTTTTTCTCCAAATTCTATTTTGGTGTAAATTTAATACTTTTTATATATTCTATATCAAAAACTCAGTATTAGCAAACAGCAAGTATTACCCAAAAATAAATACAACCATGCTTTTAACACGGCTGTATAAAAACTAATATTAGTATTAAGTTAATAGTAAATTTACAATGTTTCATACATATATTTCAGTCTATCCATTGCAGGCTTATTTGAATATATTGATAATTCAGGAAGTCTTTTATAATTTGGAAGCATTTCCAACATCAGATAATCATCATATCCTATTTTCTTTAGAGATTTAATAACTTCAAAAAAGTCTACATCCCCTGCAAATATATCCACAAATGCCCCCAATCCACTTTGTTCTACTCTATAATCACTTATGTGGATCTTTTTAATATGTCTGCCTAATATTTCTATATAATCACTTGGATCACCTATGTACATAATATTTCCAACATCAAAATAGGAACCTACATATTCAGAGTTTATATCATCCAAAAATTTTCTTATTTCTAGTGGAGACAGCAAAAACTTATTCCATACATTCTCTATACCTATAGATACTTTATACTCTCTTGCTACTTTTTCCAATTTGAAAAATAATTCATACGCTCTATCATATGCTACATTATATGCTACTTTTTCAGGATTTTTAGCAAAACTACAATGAGTATATCCGGGAATTACTAAAATAGTATCAGCACCAAGTATACTTGCAAACTCTAATTGTCTTTCTATAATATCTACAGCTTTTTTTCTAATACTTAAATCATTGGAAACAGGATTATTATCCCACAAAGACCAAACGCCAACGCTCGGTATCTCCAGACCATTTGCATTTGCCATTTTTTTGATTTCTAACACTTCGCCTTCTCTCATACTTGGATTTAGATAACCTTCCTCGCTGAGTACCGGTTCAACACCATCATATTTCATCAGGCTTACATTAGAAAAAATATCCTTTAAATCTATGTTTTCAGAAAAAGAGAACATACTATATCCTAATTTCATATACCAGCTCCAAGTGTGACTATTCTACCCATTTCTAAAGACTCCTTTATAGCCTCCATAACTTGCATTGTATTTTTAATACTCTTTAAACTTACTATTTCTGAATCTCTATTCTCATTAATACATTCTACAAAATGCTTTAACTCTGATTTATATGCGTCAACACCATATGTGACGATTTCTTCTATACCGTTCTTACTATAAACACTAGCACGCCTTACTGCACTTTCTCTATTTTCAAGATTTTTACCGGCTTTCATCTCATATTCGTAACTGGCATCATCTCCAACCATACATAGTTTCATAGTAAATGGATAATTTTCACTCATGCTTATTATTCCATGGATACTCGCAATTACATTTCCGTTAAAAGTCATACTTGTATTAACAAAATTCCAAGCATCATTTTCGTCCTTAATACCATTTGCATATACAGTGACAGGTTTTCCAAATAAATACACCAGAAAATCTATATCATGTAAATGCAAATCAAATAATCCACCTCCACTTTTACTGGCTTTTTTATACCATGAGCTCCAACTTGGTGGTTCAGACAGTCTATCAGCTTCTATATACCTTAATTTACCTAGACGACCTGTTTCATATATATTCTTAGCGTTTACATATTCTTCCCAAAATCTTAATACTTGACCTAAATACAGTTTTGTATTATTTTTTTCCAGTACCTGAAATATATTCTCTAATGAATTTATACTTAGAGTTATTGGCTTTTCACATATTATATACCTTACGTGTTCACTTGCTTTTATAATATACTCTTCATGCAAAAATGTCGGAAGGCATATATCCACAAAATCTATAGTTTCTGAATTAAAATTATCTAATAAATCTTCACTGTAAAGACAATTATATTCCTTGGCAAACTTTTCCCCTTTTTCCTTATCCTTATCTACAATACTGACAAGCTCAACTTCATCCATACTATTATATATGGATGCATGAGTTTGTCCCATAAACCCTGCACCGATAATTAATACCCTTAACATTTTCTTCCTCTTATACTCGCTACATTACTAAAAACCACTGCTGCTGCAATAATAATGCCTGTTATAATTGTTTGTATATAAGTTTCTACCTGTAAAATATTCATAGCATTACTTATAACTCCCATCAAAATACATCCTAAAAAAGCACCTGCTATGCTTCCCTTTCCACCTTCAAATGTAACTCCACCTATAATCGCTGCAGTCAACGCACTTGTTTCGTAACCCAAACCTGCATTTGCTGTTACAGAATCTATTCGGGCTGAAAAAACTATAGCTGCCACAGAGCAGAATATTCCTGATAGTGAATATATCAGTATCTTGTACTTGTCTATTTCTATTCCACATAAATAGGCATTTTTCTCATTTCCACCAATGGCCATAAGCCGCTTTCCAACAATAGTTTTATTCATTAGAATATAAGCTAAAATAATCATAAGAATCAGCACTATAAGCATTGCGGGAAAAACTCCAAAAAATTTTGTTTTGCTTAAAACATCAAACACACCTGAAAAACTCATTATTCTTCCCTTAGATATTGTAAGGGATAGACCATAAAATATTTGACTTGTTCCTAAAGTTATTATGAGTGGAATACATTTTGATTTTGCTATTATAAATCCATTTAATAATCCACAAATCAAGCCTGTAATGATGCCACCAAATATCACTATAATAATATTCTGTCCCATTGCTAATAATGCAGCCATTACAACTGACGAAAGTGCCATTATATTTCCAAGAGAGAGATCTATTCCACCACTTATAAGCAACATGCTCATAGCCATAGTAAGTACACCTATTACAGATATTTGACCCAAAATAGTAACTATATTCTTTATAGTTATAAATTTAGGATTTATAACTGTAACACAAGCTATTATTGCAAATATCACAAATAGCAAAAGTATCCTTTGATCTTTAAGTATAATCTTATTCTCTTTCATAATTAATTTACTCCTAAAGCTTTTTCTATGATATTTTCTTCATTTATCTCATCACCTATCAGCTCTGTTTCTATTTTATGGTCTCTGATAACTAATACTCTATCACTCATAGAAATAAGCTCCGGCATATCTGAACTTATCATTATTATACTTTTTCCCTCTTTACAAAGTTTTGACATCTGGCTGTAAAACTCCGACTTGGCACCAATATCTATACCTCTCGTTGGTTCATCAAAAATATAAATATTTTGGTCCATCAATAGCCATTTAGCTAATACCACTTTTTGCTGGTTTCCACCTGATAAATATATAACTTCTGTATTTACACCTGGAACTTTTATATGCAAGTTATTTACCAAAGGAGAAATAGCCTCTTTTTGTTTCTTTACATTATTAAATATCCCTTTAAATATTTTACCTATAGCTACCAAACTGATATTATCCAGAACGCTTGCCCTCAAACCAAGTCCAAGTGCCTGTCTGTCTTCTGTTATATGTGCAAATCCCTCTTTTATACTATCCTTAGGCGATTTTATTTTCACCAAACTACCATTAACATAGACTTCACCACTATAAAAACTGTCCGCTCCGGTTATTGCTCTAACTATCTCCGTCCTACCGGAACCAACCATTCCGGAGAATCCAAGTATTTCACCTCTTTTTAAAGAAAAACTTATAGGTTCAAACTCTTCATATATCTTTAAATCTTTTACTTCAAGTACTACATCACCTATCTGATTTTTCTCTCTAGTATAAAAACTGTCTATAGATCTTCCTACCATATCTTTAGTGATTACTCTTAAGTCTATGTTTTTACTCGAATTTTCATAAGTACTAATTGATTTGCCATCTCTTATAACACTTATCCTATCCGCTATTTCTCTAACTTCCTCCAGAAAATGAGAAATATATATTATACCAACACCTTTATCAGATATTCTCTTAACCAAGTTTAATACTTTTTTTGCATCTTTAATATTAAACATCGAAGTAGGTTCGTCCATAATAAGTATTTTAGGATTAGTTACAAGAGCTTTTAATATTTTTACAAACTGTTTATCTGCCACCGATATATCAGCAACCTTATCTAAAGGATTTAAGTTTATTCCTAAATCTCTTATAAACTCGGATGTCTTATTTATAGCCGCCCTACTATCATAAAAAATAACGTTTTTCTTTATCTCATTTCCTATAAATATATTTTCAGCTATAGACATATTCTGTACCAAATCATTCTCTTGATAGATTATACTTATGCCTAGACTTTTAGACAAATTAGGATTTAGCTTTGTATAATTTTCTCCCAGAATATTTATATCTCCACTATCAGGAATATATGCTCCTGATAGTATTTTCATAAAAGTTGATTTACCTGCACCGTTCTCTCCAACCAGACAATGTATCTCTCCCTTTATAAGATTAAAATTAATATCTGATAAAGCATATATTCCTGAAAAGCTCTTTTTTAATTCCTTGATTTCCAATAACTTTTCATCACTCATTATTCTTTCCATTACTTAGTATATACATAATTATATGCGGCATCATAATCATCCCATGCTATAAAATCATCTAATTTATCCGCACTGACCGGTATTATTGGAAGAGCTTTAAATTTCTCTACTTCCTTATTTAAAACGACACTGTCATAAAGATTCTGGAATGTTGTTATACCTTGTATACTTACCGGAGCTGTCATATTTGCACTTTCTATACCATCCTGCAGCATTTTGTAATCATCCGGTGATCCACCTGTTGATACTATAGGAATATTATCTAAACCGGCATCCTTTACTGCCTTATAACATCCCTGAGCCATCAGTCCATTATTTGCAAATATATAATCAAATTCTTTACCTGATGATATTAAGTCTGTAGTAATATTATATGCCTTTTCTGTTTGCCAATCTCCATGTAAGGTAGAAACCACACTTACCTTATCGCCAAATTCTTTTAACGCTCTATCTACACCTTCCTGATACTTTTCATACACTCCTGCACCCTCTTGTCCTGCACAGAAGAATACTTTTGCATTAGGTTTTGTCTCTGCAATATACTTTATAGCCGCATATCCTATATCATCATATTTGCAGGCTATACTTGCAATGTAGTCACCTGAATCATTATTCATCTCAAAGTTTTCCACCGTTACAGGTATTCCTGCTTCATTCGCCATTTTTACCAATGTACTTCCTTGTTCCGTGGATATAGGAAATATAGAAATACCATCTACACCCTGCTGTATTAATGACTCCATCGCTGCAACCGACTCTTCCAAACTATTTTGTGAGTCAAGAATTACCGTTTTCACCTTTACATCTTGTTTTGTAGCCGCATATTCAAAAGCCTTGGCAGAATATTCATTCCATATATCCTTCATATCATAAGCAATATATCCGAAAGTATATTCATCTTTTGTTTCAGCCTTCTCTGTAGCTTGTTGCTTGTCATCTCCTACATTACCACTATCTTTAGCACATGCAGCTAAACCAATACCTAATACCATACAACCAAGTGCAACCAATAATTTACTTTTTCTCATATTTCCCTCCTAAAATGAAAAACCTTTTTTCTTTAAATAAGCTGCTGAATCTATAACAGCCTTAGTTACATCCTCTATGTCCTTTACACCTTTTTCTGTAAACTCTATCTCTATGCTGAAAGGACAATTATTATTTTCCAGCCCTAACTTCTTAAATATTATATCAAAGTCTATATTCCCTTTTCCTAATGCCGGAAAATTCCACTCATTATTCTTTCCTGCCTTATCCTTAAGGTGCATATATAATACATCCTTTATACAAGAATCTATATCGACTTCCGGCCTTACATTACTGTAAAAAATAACATTTGCAGTATCATAATTAATACCTACATACTTGCTATCCACTTTATCTATTATGTCTTTTAACACTCTGGCATTTGAATGCTCTCCATGAGTTTCCAGTACAAGTTTTACATCTTCTAACTCTAATATTTCTATTAGTTCTTTTATATTTTTTATTAAATCTGCATCTTCACACTCTTTATCTTTCAAATGTGCCTCACCTACAGAGGATACTATGTATTTAGCTCCAAAAAATTTAGCAAGATGTATATTACATATAAAATCTTTCAACCTGTCCTCATCCAAAAGATTAGAATGTCCACTAAATCCTACACATTCCAGATTTAATCTATGCATTAAGTCCTTTATGCTTTGTAGATATTCAAAACTCATATCTTTATATACATGTTCCGTCCATCCCTTAGTTGCCGTCAGTTCTATATATTTAAATCCTGATTTTTTTATTTCATAAAGTGTTTCCTCTATACCAAAACCATGATATGTGTTTGTATTTACAGCTATAATTCTTTCCATACGCTCTTTTTCCTAACTCAAAAACAAATCTCCCTCTGCATTCCTGCTAAAATCAAAATGCTTATCAATATAATACTTTGCGGCTCCTATAAATATTGCCGAATCTTTCAGTTTTGTATACTTTATGTTTATATTCTTACAAAACTGTGTAAACCCATTAATTTTTATATTTGTCTGTATCCTACTCAAATACTTCTCTCCCAGTTTCCTACCAATTCCTCCTATTACAATTATTTCCGGATTTAAAATCACAATAATTTTCCCTAAAGCATCACTCAACTCATCTGCTAATTCATATATTAAAGCATCTGCTTTTTCATTCCCCTTAGACGACAGCTCTTCAAGATCCCTAAACAAGAAATCAATATCAAAATCTTTATCTATAAGACCATACTCAATAGCTCTATTTCTAAGAGATAACTCTCCTATATAATTTTCTAAGCACCCCCTATTCCCACAACTGCATAGTGCTCCGTCCTTTTTAATTGACATATGCCCCAACTGCATAGCTAATCCCGTAGTTCCTCTAAGTATTTTTGAATCATGTATAAAACTTGCTCCTACACCTTCATTTATATTTATATATGCATAGTTTGCACTCTCCACACAGCCAAAAGTATTTTCTGCATATGCTAAACTCGTAGTATCATTAAAAAAGGCTAGTCCATATTGTTGTGGAATATTATCTCTTAAATCATCTATAAATGTATCATTCTTTTCCATATCCAGAACCATAGTGATTATATTCCTATTAGTATTATCTATTATTGCCGGTAATACTATACATACACCTAATATTTCTGATGAGTACTTGTTCAAACTTTCTTTTATAATATCCGATAAATACTTTACATATATTTTCCCTTTATATGCATAGTTATAGTTTTCTCGCACCTCATACGACAGCGTTACCAAATCTATTTCTACACTTTTTTTCATTATATTAACTACTAATATAAATCTATCTTTGTTTACCACTAGTCCATTAGGTCTACGTCCTTGCATTCCACTCTCTACTGTACCAATGTCTACAAGCATTTTTTCATTTATCAATTCATCTACCAACAATGATACAGTCGATTTACTAAGTTTGGTTTTACTTGCAAGTCTTGCTCTAGATATTCCCTCATTGTTAGATATTATATTGTATAAATTCTTCTTGTTTTTATTCTTTATAACTTGTTGATGTGTCATTACTCCCCCTATAATTCACGGTGGATTTAGTTCGTTCGCCGTACTTATTAAATGTAGTATATTATATATTTTTCTGTATTTCAATATACTTTGTTTATAAATTGTATCTTTGGTTGAATATATGAGTTTTATTATATTATATTACATATTGTTCTTTTATAATTTATTTATTTTGTGAATCTTTAATATATTTTAAATAGATATTTTTATATATTATGTTCTAATTATTCCAATTGAGATATTACATTAATAATTTTATAAAAAGGACGAGCCAAATTCCAGCTCGTCCAAACAAATGAAAAATAGAAATGTGATAAATACATCATCCCACAAATACTTTTCTATTTTCTACAATTTTCTAATCCCAATATCCCTCATGTACCTTTGCTGCTTCTTCCTCAACATCCGAAATTGGACCTATAACTTCAATCTTCTTTTGACCTGCTGCAAGTATTTTTCTACATGGCATATCAAAAGTTGGGTTTTTCTCATTACTACCTGTGAGTTCTAAAAGCTTTCTTTCAGTCATCCCAAATACTACTCTTCCTATATTTGCCCAGTATATTGCACCGGTACACATAGAGCATGGTTCAGCAGTCGTATACAAAGTGCATTTCCAAAGAAAATCCTTACTATATAAATGAGACGCTTTAGCAGCCAATGTTGTTTCGGCATGTCCCGTACATATTCCTTCAGTAATTTCTACATTCTCCTGCTCTAAAAGAATATTTCCTTGCTCATCAACCAATATAGCTCCAAACGGCGTATTTCCATTTTTTCTTGCATTTTTTGAAACCTCAATACATCTTCTCAAGTAATATTCGTGCTTTTGATACTCCATATTTTCCCCTTTATTATTACTTCATAAATTTATCAGCTTTCATCTGTTCAATATATTCATTGTACAGGCTTTGCTTTTCAGCCGGAACCAAATCACTAAGTTTTCCTACTGATAAAACACCATTTTGTAAATCACCATACAATACTTCACCTCCAAATTTTCCTTCTTCAATGGCCTTAAAGCTTAATTCTATAAGTGAAGAATTATCTGTGATCTGTGATCCTATCACACATTCATTTTGACCTAAAATATCAGCCGGTTGTCCTATGTCATATACTTCAACTTTGCCTTTTGCTGAATTATGTTCATCAATAGCCTGTCTTGCACCTGAGTCAACTGCTGAAGCATCTCCGAAAAATACATCTGCATTCTGCTCCATCATTGCATTTGCAAATTCTATTCCTTTTGAAGAATCATCAAAGGAGTTTGCATAAACGGCATCCAAAACATTGATACTCTTTCCATCTTTTTCGGCAACATACTTTGCTGCTTCCGCATATCCTTTATACTTTGCCACAGTTGTTGTCAGCTCCATCCCACCTATAAACGCTATGTTGCCTGTTTCAGACATAAGTCCTGCCAATGCACCTGCTATCCAACCAATTTGTTGTGCATTAGGAAGAAGTGATGTTACATTTTTATTGGTTGCTTTTTCAGGCACATCTGTGTCTCCGTTTAATATGGCAAAAGCAATGTCGGGATATTCATTAGCCACCTGTAACACAGCATCTGTATATTCACCACCCGGAGCATATATTAAATTAAATCCGGCATTACAGTATGCAACCATTGCATCATAATATCCATCTTGTGACAAATTATCTGTATACTCCATTGTCCAATCTGAATTTTTTTCACAAGCTGAAACCAACTCACTGTAACATGCGGTACCCCATCCTCCATCATTAATGCTACAGTTTAAAATAAATGCCACCTTATATTTCCCACTTTTTTGTGTATCACTTGTAGTAACACTCTCGTTTGTCTTTGCACCTCCTCCACATGCACCAAGAGTAAATATCATAGTTGCAGCCATTAACATAGATATTACCTTCTTAAATTTCATCATAAAAACATCCTCCTTTAAAATAATTTATTGTTTATCTCTGTTCCTTACAATAAGGAAGTCCATTCGCTTTTGGTCCGGCTTTATTAGAACCTATTATAGCCAATACTGATACTGTTGCTATATATGGAATCATTTGGAAAAACTGATATTGTAATCCTATGCTACTAACTTGTAATCTTATCTGAATTGCATCACATAGTCCAAAGAACAAGCATGCCCACATAACTCCTGTTCCCATCCATCTTCCAAATATAACCGCAGCCAATGCAATAAATCCTCTACCTGATACTATCCCCTCTGTATAAGTTGTAGAATAGCATGTTGTCAGGTACGCCCCTCCTATTGCTGCAAGAGCACCGCATATAATACAAGATATATATTTAATTCCTATAACATTAATTCCCAATGTTGCTGAAGCTTTAGGGTATTCTCCTACTGATTTATAATTAAGTCCCATCTTTGTCTTTTGAAAAAAAACACTTGTTAAAGGTACCATTAAAAATGCCAAATAAACCATAGGTGTCTGATGGAAAACTAATTCACCTATATACGGTATCTTACTCAGTATCGGTATCTCTATGGGCTTCATAAGTTCAATCTGTGTCAATGAATTTCCTACACCAAATGAAATTCTATATATAAATGAGGCAAGGGCAGGTGCCAAAATATTCATAGCCATACCATATACAATATGATTAGCACAAAGTGATATGGTTGAAAAAGCATAAATTAAATTTATCAATATACCTGCAACAGCTGCACCCAATATTCCCAGCCAAGTATTTCCGGTATAATAAGTAACCATAAAACCTACAAGTGCACCAATTGCTGCCAGGCCTTCCAAGCCAATATTCACCATACCCGCTTTTTCTGAGTAAAGCTCAGCCAGTGCAATTAGCAATAACGGAACTGCCATCCTGACAGATGCGGATACAATACTTAAAATTAATGTTGTATTCATGCTTTACCCTCCACTTTTTTTGTTAAATATTTTAATCTAAACATTTCAAATTCCGGAAGCTTCGTCATAGCCATTCCTGCAACAGAGAACACTATTACAAGTGCCTGCATAATATCCGATACGCTTGTTGGAACTCCTGTTGCCACTTGCATAGATGTAGATCCTACTCGGAGTGCTGCAAAGAAAATAGATACTATAATAGCTGCTATTGGATGTAATTGTGCAATCAATGCTATGGCAACTCCATCAAAACCATATCCACTACCATATCCGTTAATAAGACGATACTGAGTTCCAAGCAAGTCCGCACTACCACCAAGTCCTGCAACAGCACCTGATATGATAAAGCTAAAAAGTATATATCTTTTTACAGATAAGCCATTAAATTTGGCTGCTGTCATATTAAGCCCTACAGCTCTTAACTTAAATCCCTTAGATGTCCAATATAATCCATAGTACATAACCAGTCCTATTACAATCGCAATTACAAATGACCATGTAAATCTCATACTTGGTATCACCTTTGATAACATTAATGAATTGTCGATAGAAGGTGTCTGTGGCATATTTGTATCTCTAATCCAACTTGTATAAATTACTCCCATAAAAAGAGTTGCAATATAGTTGAGCATTATAGATATTATCATTTCATTAAGCCCTCT is a window from the Lachnoanaerobaculum umeaense genome containing:
- a CDS encoding Gfo/Idh/MocA family protein, encoding MLRVLIIGAGFMGQTHASIYNSMDEVELVSIVDKDKEKGEKFAKEYNCLYSEDLLDNFNSETIDFVDICLPTFLHEEYIIKASEHVRYIICEKPITLSINSLENIFQVLEKNNTKLYLGQVLRFWEEYVNAKNIYETGRLGKLRYIEADRLSEPPSWSSWYKKASKSGGGLFDLHLHDIDFLVYLFGKPVTVYANGIKDENDAWNFVNTSMTFNGNVIASIHGIISMSENYPFTMKLCMVGDDASYEYEMKAGKNLENRESAVRRASVYSKNGIEEIVTYGVDAYKSELKHFVECINENRDSEIVSLKSIKNTMQVMEAIKESLEMGRIVTLGAGI
- a CDS encoding CYTH domain-containing protein, translating into MENIEIERKFLINEIPSDLDVYERIDMIQGYLNTNPVVRIRKENDDYVLTYKGSGLLSHSEYNLPLDKESFNHLLKKCDGIIISKSRYKIPLENSLVAELDIFKSDLSGLVLVEVEFKSVEEASNFTPPKWFGEDVTEDNRYHNSYISKYGLLKWRY
- a CDS encoding sugar phosphate isomerase/epimerase family protein, translating into MKLGYSMFSFSENIDLKDIFSNVSLMKYDGVEPVLSEEGYLNPSMREGEVLEIKKMANANGLEIPSVGVWSLWDNNPVSNDLSIRKKAVDIIERQLEFASILGADTILVIPGYTHCSFAKNPEKVAYNVAYDRAYELFFKLEKVAREYKVSIGIENVWNKFLLSPLEIRKFLDDINSEYVGSYFDVGNIMYIGDPSDYIEILGRHIKKIHISDYRVEQSGLGAFVDIFAGDVDFFEVIKSLKKIGYDDYLMLEMLPNYKRLPELSIYSNKPAMDRLKYMYETL
- a CDS encoding sugar ABC transporter substrate-binding protein encodes the protein MRKSKLLVALGCMVLGIGLAACAKDSGNVGDDKQQATEKAETKDEYTFGYIAYDMKDIWNEYSAKAFEYAATKQDVKVKTVILDSQNSLEESVAAMESLIQQGVDGISIFPISTEQGSTLVKMANEAGIPVTVENFEMNNDSGDYIASIACKYDDIGYAAIKYIAETKPNAKVFFCAGQEGAGVYEKYQEGVDRALKEFGDKVSVVSTLHGDWQTEKAYNITTDLISSGKEFDYIFANNGLMAQGCYKAVKDAGLDNIPIVSTGGSPDDYKMLQDGIESANMTAPVSIQGITTFQNLYDSVVLNKEVEKFKALPIIPVSADKLDDFIAWDDYDAAYNYVYTK
- a CDS encoding ABC transporter permease, encoding MKENKIILKDQRILLLFVIFAIIACVTVINPKFITIKNIVTILGQISVIGVLTMAMSMLLISGGIDLSLGNIMALSSVVMAALLAMGQNIIIVIFGGIITGLICGLLNGFIIAKSKCIPLIITLGTSQIFYGLSLTISKGRIMSFSGVFDVLSKTKFFGVFPAMLIVLILMIILAYILMNKTIVGKRLMAIGGNEKNAYLCGIEIDKYKILIYSLSGIFCSVAAIVFSARIDSVTANAGLGYETSALTAAIIGGVTFEGGKGSIAGAFLGCILMGVISNAMNILQVETYIQTIITGIIIAAAVVFSNVASIRGRKC
- a CDS encoding sugar ABC transporter ATP-binding protein; the protein is MSDEKLLEIKELKKSFSGIYALSDINFNLIKGEIHCLVGENGAGKSTFMKILSGAYIPDSGDINILGENYTKLNPNLSKSLGISIIYQENDLVQNMSIAENIFIGNEIKKNVIFYDSRAAINKTSEFIRDLGINLNPLDKVADISVADKQFVKILKALVTNPKILIMDEPTSMFNIKDAKKVLNLVKRISDKGVGIIYISHFLEEVREIADRISVIRDGKSISTYENSSKNIDLRVITKDMVGRSIDSFYTREKNQIGDVVLEVKDLKIYEEFEPISFSLKRGEILGFSGMVGSGRTEIVRAITGADSFYSGEVYVNGSLVKIKSPKDSIKEGFAHITEDRQALGLGLRASVLDNISLVAIGKIFKGIFNNVKKQKEAISPLVNNLHIKVPGVNTEVIYLSGGNQQKVVLAKWLLMDQNIYIFDEPTRGIDIGAKSEFYSQMSKLCKEGKSIIMISSDMPELISMSDRVLVIRDHKIETELIGDEINEENIIEKALGVN